CCGATGACCGGATCAAGATTGCCGTCTTTGGCATAGGCGGTCAGGTCGCGGGCCAGCCCATCCAGTGTAGGTGTGCTGACATTTGCCGGCGTACCGCTGTGGCTGGAAGTAGCTTCACTGCTGCCGAGCAGCTGCAGCACCTGCTGGCGCGCCTTGTTCAGGCTGATTCCGAGATTGTTCAGTACGCGGGCAGCAACGCCCTCGCCTTCACGGATCAGACCGAGCAGGATATGCTCTGTTCCCACATAGGTGTGACCCAGCTTGCGGGCTTCGTCCATGGAGAGCTCAATCACCTTCTTGGCACGGGGAGTATACGCGATGTTGGTCGGTTGCTCCTGACCTCTGCCAATCAGTGTTTCCACTTCGTCCTGGATCTTCTCCAGACCCAGACCAAGTCCGATCAGTGCCTTCGCGGCAATGCCGTCTCCTTCACGAATCAGTCCGAGCAAAATATGTTCTGTCCCAATGTTGTTGTGTCCCAAACGAACGGCTTCTTCCTGCGCCAGTGCCAGCACCTTTTGTGCGCGTTCCGTAAATCTTCCAAACATCATATCTCCTGCACCTCCACGGATAAATAAATATCTATAATTTAATGTTGTGATCCCAGTGTCTCCCGGAGCAGCTTCGCCCGGTACATATCACGTTCAGTAGGCGACAGCTCGTCACCGAACAGCTTCTGCAGGAAGCCCGGCTGAGTCTTGACGTTCAGCTCATTGAGCACTGAAATCGAAGGCCCCTCCAGAATCCCCAGATCCACCCCGAGCCGCAGATCGGAGAGCCGTTGCGCAGATTCTTTAAGCTCCATCACGGCCGCATAGGACAGAATTCCGTAGGAACGCTGAATGCGGTCAGTGATACGGAGTGCAGAATCGGCCAGCAGGCGTTCCCGCGCGTTCCGCTCATGCTCAATAATCTGGGTGACTACGCTATGGAGATTCTCAATAATCTCGCTCTCGGTCTGTCCAAGCGTAATCTGATTGGAGATCTGAAAGATATTCCCTACTGCTTCGCTGCCTTCCCCGTAAATTCCTCTAACGGTAAGTCCAACCTGATTGACAGCGGATAAAATGCGGTTGATCTGGTGAGTCATCACCAAGGCCGGCAGATGAACCATCACCGAAGCGCGAAGCCCGGTTCCGACATTGGTCGGACAGCTTGTCAGGTATCCTCTGCGGTCATCGAAGGCGTAATTGACGGCTGCTTCAAAAATATCATCAATAGCCGTCGCCCTTACCCAGGCCTCTCTGACCTGCAGC
This region of Paenibacillus sp. FSL K6-1096 genomic DNA includes:
- a CDS encoding protein arginine kinase, encoding MSSLRFTEQALSNWMRCGGSHSEIVISSRMRIARNLEHLPFPLLASAEQSEEVLEQLAPVFQGEAAADFGNFELIRLDELGELDKKVLVEKHLISPNLAEDSKGGAVILNDDESVSIMINEEDHLRIQCLFPGLQVREAWVRATAIDDIFEAAVNYAFDDRRGYLTSCPTNVGTGLRASVMVHLPALVMTHQINRILSAVNQVGLTVRGIYGEGSEAVGNIFQISNQITLGQTESEIIENLHSVVTQIIEHERNARERLLADSALRITDRIQRSYGILSYAAVMELKESAQRLSDLRLGVDLGILEGPSISVLNELNVKTQPGFLQKLFGDELSPTERDMYRAKLLRETLGSQH